One Primulina tabacum isolate GXHZ01 chromosome 10, ASM2559414v2, whole genome shotgun sequence DNA segment encodes these proteins:
- the LOC142505227 gene encoding LOW QUALITY PROTEIN: general transcription and DNA repair factor IIH subunit TFB2 (The sequence of the model RefSeq protein was modified relative to this genomic sequence to represent the inferred CDS: deleted 2 bases in 2 codons), producing MPQVKIVAKNFMDMVASLPAIKLDRLYENSFICEAILRSLPPLAKKYVLQLLYVDAAVSAKLLEEWVLADGISKHKVAIDRLIQLRVLTETLDRKKEATYRFNPTFRTNLQKHIVHGGVLPREPMPSNIAVRLPSLEDLDSYALRQWECFLLHLMNSNEAEKSTNISSSMMKVFQRGLLTQKDDKEPPRLTESGFQFLLMDTNAQLWYIVREYISNSEERGVDAADLISFLLELSFHNTGEPYNLNTLTDIQRNILKDLVDLGLVKLQQGRKDSWFVPTKLATNLSISLADSTSRKQGFVVVETNFRMYAYSSSKLHCEILRLFSRVEYQLPNLIVCAITKESLYKAFQHGITAEQIVSFLQQNAHPRVAERIPSVPENVTDQIRLWESDLNRVEMTPAHLYDEFPSRDVYEAACDFAREYGGLLWDNSKKMRLVVKADIFTEMKEFLRRQKQ from the exons ATGCCGCAAGTAAAAATCGTGGCTAAAAATTTTATGGACATGGTGGCATCATTGCCCGCGATCAAACTTGACAGGCTTTATGAGAATTCCTTCATTTGCGAGGCCATTCTCAG ATCTTTGCCTCCATTGGCGAAGAAATATGTGCTGCAGCTGTTGTACGTAGACGCAGCAGTGTCAGCCAAGTTGTTAGAAGAATGGGTTCTTGCTGATGGGATCTCAAAGCACAAAGTAGCCATAGATAGATTGATCCAGCTCAGAGTCTTGACTGAAACTCTTGACAG GAAAAAAGAAGCGACTTATAGATTCAATCCAACATTTCGGACT AACCTCCAGAAGCACATAGTTCATGG GGGAGTTTTACCTAGAGAACCAATGCCTTCAAACATCGCAGTGAGGCTCCCTAGCTTAGAGGATTTAGATTCATATGCTCTTCGACAATGGGAG TGTTTCTTGCTGCACCTTATGAACTCAAACGAAGCTGAAAAGTCAACGAACATCAGCTCA TCCATGATGAAAGTTTTCCAGCGTGGTCTTCTGACTCAAAA AGATGACAAGGAGCCACCCAGATTGACAGAAAGTGGCTTTCAGTTTCTG CTGATGGATACAAATGCCCAACTTTGGTACATTGTCAGAGAATATATCAGCAACTCTGAG GAGCGAGGTGTGGATGCAGCAGATCTTATATCATTCCTCCTGGAGCTCAGCTTTCACAATACTGGAGAG CCATACAACTTAAACACACTGACGGACATACAACGGAACATACTAAAGGATCTTGTCGACTTGGGACTGGTCAAGCTCCAACAG GGGAGGAAAGATAGTTGGTTTGTTCCCACTAAATTAGCTACCAATCTCTCCATTAGCTTAGCAGATTCAACTTCAAGAAAACAG GGATTTGTGGTGGTGGAAACAAACTTTCGGATGTATGCATATTCGTCATCCAAATTGCATTGTGAGATCTTGCGTCTCTTCTCAAG GGTTGAGTACCAGCTACCAAACCTCATCGTTTGTGCAATTACCAAAGAAAGCTTGTATAAAGCATTTCAACATGGTATTACTGCAGAGCAG ATAGTATCTTTTCTTCAACAGAATGCTCATCCTCGAGTTGCTGAGAGAATCCCTTCTGTACCAGAAAATGTTACCGATCAG ATTAGGCTGTGGGAATCAGATTTGAACAGGGTGGAGATGACCCCTGCACATCTTTATGATGAATTTCCATCCAGG GATGTGTATGAGGCTGCTTGTGACTTTGCTCGGGAATATGGTGGTTTGCTTTGGGATAACTCGAAGAAGATGCGTCTAGTGGTAAAAGCAGATATCTTcacagaaatgaaagaatttctCCGTCGACAAAAGCAATAG
- the LOC142505238 gene encoding phytoene synthase 2, chloroplastic, producing MSVVLLWVVSPASDISNGTGFLEPVHEGTRIIGSFRSISLRRNLIGNGRLDKGQKNRRNFSFTNTGFRYSYLGNSGLGTASRLSVTSSLVASPAGGITLSSEQKVYDVVLKQAALVKRQLKSTENMEVKPDIVLPGSLSVLSEAYDRCGEVCAEYAKTFYLGTMLMTPERRKAIWAIYVWCRRTDELVDGPNASHITPTALDRWESRLDDIFRGCPFDMLDAALSDTVSKFPIDIQPFRDMIEGMRMDLWKSRYSNFDELYLYCYYVAGTVGLMSVPVMGIAPGSQATTESVYNAALALGLANQLTNILRDVGEDARRGRVYLPQDELAQAGLSDEDIFIGEVTDKWRTFMKKQIARARKFFDDAEKGVTELSSASRWPVWASLLLYRQILDEIEANDYNNFTRRAYVSKPKKIMALPMAYAKSLVPPSSKTSSPLVKS from the exons ATGTCTGTTGTTTTGTTATGGGTGGTTTCTCCCGCTTCTGATATCTCTAATGGCACTGGATTCCTGGAGCCTGTTCATGAAGGAACTCGAATTATTGGTTCATTTAGGTCCATTTCTCTGCGTAGAAATTTGATCGGAAATGGCAGGCTCGATAAGGGACAAAAGAATAGGCGGAACTTTAGTTTTACAAATACTGGTTTTAGGTATTCATACCTGGGGAACTCCGGTTTAGGGACTGCAAGTAGACTCTCTGTGACATCGAGTTTGGTGGCTAGTCCAGCAGGAGGTATCACCTTATCATCCGAGCAAAAGGTTTATGATGTGGTTTTGAAACAGGCGGCATTGGTTAAGAGACAGCTGAAGTCGACTGAGAACATGGAGGTAAAACCAGATATTGTTCTTCCGGGATCTCTTAGCGTATTGAGTGAAGCTTATGATCGATGTGGTGAGGTGTGTGCTGAGTATGCCAAGACGTTTTATTTGG GAACCATGCTCATGACACCCGAGAGGAGAAAAGCAATCTGGGCAATATATG TTTGGTGTAGGAGAACAGATGAACTTGTTGACGGGCCAAACGCATCACATATAACTCCTACAGCCTTAGATAGGTGGGAGTCGAGGTTGGATGATATCTTTAGAGGGTGTCCATTTGACATGCTTGATGCTGCTTTATCTGATACTGTTTCCAAGTTTCCTATCGACATTCAG CCTTTTAGAGACATGATTGAAGGAATGAGGATGGACCTGTGGAAGTCAAGATATTCAAACTTTGATGAGTTGTATCTATACTGTTATTATGTAGCTGGTACCGTTGGATTGATGAGTGTACCAGTTATGGGAATCGCACCTGGATCACAGGCAACCACGGAAAGTGTCTATAACGCGGCTTTGGCTCTAGGACTTGCAAATCAGTTGACCAATATACTCCGGGACGTTGGAGAAGA TGCAAGAAGGGGAAGGGTCTATTTACCTCAGGATGAGTTAGCCCAGGCAGGGCTTTCGGATGAAGACATATTCATCGGGGAGGTAACGGACAAATGGCGAACTTTTATGAAAAAACAAATTGCGAGGGCAAGAAAATTCTTCGATGATGCAGAAAAAGGAGTCACAGAGCTCAGCTCAGCGAGCAGATGGCCC GTGTGGGCATCGTTACTGTTGTACCGACAAATACTGGACGAGATAGAAGCAAATGACTACAACAATTTCACGAGGAGGGCCTATGTTAGTAAACCGAAGAAGATTATGGCTTTGCCAATGGCATATGCAAAGTCTCTAGTTCCACCATCATCAAAAACCTCATCTCCTCttgtaaaatcataa
- the LOC142505888 gene encoding sucrose synthase 5-like isoform X1 — protein sequence MASNAPALKRSESMAESMPEALRQSRYHMKRCFAKYIEKGRRLMKLQHLMDEMEQVIDDKAERTHLLEGLLGYILCTTQEAAVVPPSVAFAIRPSPGFWEYVKVNSNDLSGEEITATEYLKYKEMTVDETWANDQNALEIDFGAMDYSLPHLTLSSSLGNGVGYISKFLTSNLNNKSLESAQSLVDYLLSLNHQGEKLVINETLSTVSKLQGALIVAELALMSLPKDTPYHSFEMRFKEWGFEKGWGDTAERVHETMHSLSEILQAPDPLNVEKIFGRLPIIFNIVLFSVHGYFGQSDVLGLPDTGGQVVYVLDQVVALEEELLLRIKQQGLNVKPRILVVTRLIPDAKGTKCNQELEPIFNTKHSHILRVPFRTEDGILRQWISRFDIYPYLERFTQDATNKIIEVMEGKPDLIIGNYTDGNLVASLMARKLDITLGTIAHALEKTKYEDSDMKWKELDPKHHFSCQFTADLIAMNSADFIITSTYQEIAGSKDRSGQYESHTAFTLPGLYRVVSGINVFEPKFNISSPGSDQSVYFPHTDKQKRFMNYSAAIEELLFSKTDNDEHIGYLEDREKPIIFTMARLDIVKNIAGLTEWYGKNKRLRSLVNLVVVGGFFDSSKSKDREEAAEIKKMHLLIENYTLKGQIRWIAAQTDRRRNGELYRAISDTKGAFVQPALYEAFGLTVVEAMNCGLPTFATNQGGPAEIIVDGISGFHINPNNGDESSNKIADFFQKSNEDPSYWNRISVQGLQRINECYTWKIYANKVLNMGCIYSFWKKLHKAEKQAKGRYIQTFYNLQFRSLVKNVLIKKDDETPQQGEKEKPKQQISRRRSQSQSTLQKCLRRWW from the exons ATGGCTTCTAATGCACCGGCCTTGAAACGGTCAGAATCGATGGCAGAGAGCATGCCGGAGGCACTGAGGCAAAGCCGGTACCACATGAAGAGGTGCTTTGCTAAGTACATTGAAAAAGGAAGGAGATTGATGAAACTTCAACACTTGATGGATGAAATGGAACAAGTTATAGATGATAAGGCTGAAAGGACTCATTTACTTGAAGGGTTGCTCGGTTACATCTTGTGCACAACTCAG GAAGCAGCTGTAGTTCCTCCAAGTGTTGCTTTTGCCATCAGGCCTTCTCCTGGATTTTGGGAGTATGTCAAAGTCAATTCTAATGATCTATCGGGTGAAGAGATCACTGCAACCGAGTACCTGAAATACAAAGAGATGACAGTGGATGAGACTTG GGCAAATGATCAGAATGCATTGGAGATTGATTTTGGAGCAATGGACTATTCTTTACCTCATTTGACCCTGTCTTCTTCTCTGGGAAATGGAGTTGGTTACATCTCCAAATTCCTTACTTCAAATCTGAATAACAAAAGCTTGGAAAGTGCACAATCTCTGGTGGATTATTTACTCTCCTTAAACCACCAAGGAGAA AAACTCGTGATAAATGAGACCCTCAGCACAGTCTCAAAGCTCCAGGGAGCACTTATAGTTGCTGAATTGGCCCTCATGTCGCTACCCAAAGACACACCTTATCATAGCTTTGAGATGAG GTTTAAAGAATGGGGATTTGAGAAAGGATGGGGGGACACTGCTGAAAGAGTTCATGAAACAATGCACTCACTTTCAGAAATTCTGCAAGCTCCTGATCCATTAAACGTGGAGAAAATTTTTGGCAGGCTTCCGATTATCTTCAACATTGTGTTGTTTTCTGTTCATGGATACTTTGGTCAGTCCGATGTTCTCGGGTTACCAGATACAGGTGGACAG GTAGTTTATGTTTTGGATCAAGTAGTAGCTTTGGAAGAGGAATTGCTGCTAAGAATCAAGCAGCAAGGTCTTAATGTGAAGCCTCGGATTCTTGTG gtgactcgactcattcctgaTGCAAAGGGGACTAAATGCAACCAGGAACTAGAACCAATTTTCAACACCAAGCATTCTCACATTCTTAGAGTGCCATTTAGGACAGAAGATGGAATCCTCCGACAATGGATTTCTCGGTTCGATATCTATCCATACCTGGAGAGGTTTACTCAG GATGCTACGAACAAAATCATTGAAGTCATGGAAGGAAAACCAGATTTAATAATTGGAAATTACACTGATGGAAACTTGGTGGCATCTCTTATGGCTAGAAAACTTGACATAACACTG GGAACAATTGCACATGCTTTAGAGAAGACAAAGTATGAAGATTCGGACATGAAATGGAAGGAACTTGACCCAAAGCACCACTTTTCTTGCCAGTTCACAGCCGATTTAATTGCCATGAATAGTGCAGATTTCATCATTACAAGCACATATCAAGAAATCGCGGGAAG CAAAGATAGGTCGGGACAGTACGAAAGCCACACTGCATTTACACTTCCAGGGCTGTATAGAGTTGTATCCGGCATCAATGTTTTCGAGCCGAAATTCAACATTTCTTCTCCAGGGTCCGATCAATCAGTATATTTTCCTCACACAGATAAACAAAAACGGTTTATGAACTACAGTGCTGCTATTGAAGAGCTTCTCTTTAGTAAAACTGATAATGATGAGCACAT TGGATATTTAGAAGACCGGGAGAAACCTATAATTTTTACCATGGCAAGGCTAGATATTGTGAAGAATATCGCTGGACTAACAGAGTGGTATGGCAAGAACAAAAGGCTTAGAAGCTTGGTAAATCTTGTCGTCGTTGGTGGTTTCTTCGACTCTTCAAAGTCGAAAGACAGAGAAGAAGCAGCAGAAATTAAGAAGATGCATCTTTTAATAGAAAATTACACGCTTAAAGGACAAATAAGATGGATAGCAGCTCAAACTGATAGACGAAGAAATGGTGAGCTCTATCGTGCCATTTCAGATACAAAGGGAGCTTTTGTCCAACCGGCTCTGTATGAGGCATTTGGACTAACGGTGGTCGAAGCCATGAACTGTGGATTACCAACTTTTGCAACTAATCAAGGTGGCCCAGCTGAGATAATAGTCGATGGCATTTCAGGATTCCACATTAATCCTAACAACGGAGATGAATCGAGCAACAAGATTGCTGATTTCTTTCAGAAGTCGAATGAGGATCCTTCTTACTGGAACAGAATTTCGGTCCAGGGGCTGCAGCGTATAAACGAATG CTATACATGGAAGATATATGCGAATAAAGTTCTGAATATGGGCTGCATCTATAGCTTCTGGAAAAAGTTGCACAAAGCTGAGAAACAGGCCAAAGGGAGATACATACAGACATTTTACAATCTTCAATTCAGGAGCTTG GTGAAGAATGTATTGATTAAAAAGGATGATGAAACTCCTCAACAAGGGGAAAAGGAGAAGCCGAAACAACAGATTTCAAGAAGGCGTTCCCAATCCCAGTCCACTTTGCAAAA gtgtttgAGAAGATGGTGGTAA
- the LOC142505888 gene encoding sucrose synthase 5-like isoform X2 yields MASNAPALKRSESMAESMPEALRQSRYHMKRCFAKYIEKGRRLMKLQHLMDEMEQVIDDKAERTHLLEGLLGYILCTTQEAAVVPPSVAFAIRPSPGFWEYVKVNSNDLSGEEITATEYLKYKEMTVDETWANDQNALEIDFGAMDYSLPHLTLSSSLGNGVGYISKFLTSNLNNKSLESAQSLVDYLLSLNHQGEKLVINETLSTVSKLQGALIVAELALMSLPKDTPYHSFEMRFKEWGFEKGWGDTAERVHETMHSLSEILQAPDPLNVEKIFGRLPIIFNIVLFSVHGYFGQSDVLGLPDTGGQVVYVLDQVVALEEELLLRIKQQGLNVKPRILVVTRLIPDAKGTKCNQELEPIFNTKHSHILRVPFRTEDGILRQWISRFDIYPYLERFTQDATNKIIEVMEGKPDLIIGNYTDGNLVASLMARKLDITLGTIAHALEKTKYEDSDMKWKELDPKHHFSCQFTADLIAMNSADFIITSTYQEIAGSKDRSGQYESHTAFTLPGLYRVVSGINVFEPKFNISSPGSDQSVYFPHTDKQKRFMNYSAAIEELLFSKTDNDEHIGYLEDREKPIIFTMARLDIVKNIAGLTEWYGKNKRLRSLVNLVVVGGFFDSSKSKDREEAAEIKKMHLLIENYTLKGQIRWIAAQTDRRRNGELYRAISDTKGAFVQPALYEAFGLTVVEAMNCGLPTFATNQGGPAEIIVDGISGFHINPNNGDESSNKIADFFQKSNEDPSYWNRISVQGLQRINECYTWKIYANKVLNMGCIYSFWKKLHKAEKQAKGRYIQTFYNLQFRSLVKNVLIKKDDETPQQGEKEKPKQQISRRRSQSQSTLQKLFRS; encoded by the exons ATGGCTTCTAATGCACCGGCCTTGAAACGGTCAGAATCGATGGCAGAGAGCATGCCGGAGGCACTGAGGCAAAGCCGGTACCACATGAAGAGGTGCTTTGCTAAGTACATTGAAAAAGGAAGGAGATTGATGAAACTTCAACACTTGATGGATGAAATGGAACAAGTTATAGATGATAAGGCTGAAAGGACTCATTTACTTGAAGGGTTGCTCGGTTACATCTTGTGCACAACTCAG GAAGCAGCTGTAGTTCCTCCAAGTGTTGCTTTTGCCATCAGGCCTTCTCCTGGATTTTGGGAGTATGTCAAAGTCAATTCTAATGATCTATCGGGTGAAGAGATCACTGCAACCGAGTACCTGAAATACAAAGAGATGACAGTGGATGAGACTTG GGCAAATGATCAGAATGCATTGGAGATTGATTTTGGAGCAATGGACTATTCTTTACCTCATTTGACCCTGTCTTCTTCTCTGGGAAATGGAGTTGGTTACATCTCCAAATTCCTTACTTCAAATCTGAATAACAAAAGCTTGGAAAGTGCACAATCTCTGGTGGATTATTTACTCTCCTTAAACCACCAAGGAGAA AAACTCGTGATAAATGAGACCCTCAGCACAGTCTCAAAGCTCCAGGGAGCACTTATAGTTGCTGAATTGGCCCTCATGTCGCTACCCAAAGACACACCTTATCATAGCTTTGAGATGAG GTTTAAAGAATGGGGATTTGAGAAAGGATGGGGGGACACTGCTGAAAGAGTTCATGAAACAATGCACTCACTTTCAGAAATTCTGCAAGCTCCTGATCCATTAAACGTGGAGAAAATTTTTGGCAGGCTTCCGATTATCTTCAACATTGTGTTGTTTTCTGTTCATGGATACTTTGGTCAGTCCGATGTTCTCGGGTTACCAGATACAGGTGGACAG GTAGTTTATGTTTTGGATCAAGTAGTAGCTTTGGAAGAGGAATTGCTGCTAAGAATCAAGCAGCAAGGTCTTAATGTGAAGCCTCGGATTCTTGTG gtgactcgactcattcctgaTGCAAAGGGGACTAAATGCAACCAGGAACTAGAACCAATTTTCAACACCAAGCATTCTCACATTCTTAGAGTGCCATTTAGGACAGAAGATGGAATCCTCCGACAATGGATTTCTCGGTTCGATATCTATCCATACCTGGAGAGGTTTACTCAG GATGCTACGAACAAAATCATTGAAGTCATGGAAGGAAAACCAGATTTAATAATTGGAAATTACACTGATGGAAACTTGGTGGCATCTCTTATGGCTAGAAAACTTGACATAACACTG GGAACAATTGCACATGCTTTAGAGAAGACAAAGTATGAAGATTCGGACATGAAATGGAAGGAACTTGACCCAAAGCACCACTTTTCTTGCCAGTTCACAGCCGATTTAATTGCCATGAATAGTGCAGATTTCATCATTACAAGCACATATCAAGAAATCGCGGGAAG CAAAGATAGGTCGGGACAGTACGAAAGCCACACTGCATTTACACTTCCAGGGCTGTATAGAGTTGTATCCGGCATCAATGTTTTCGAGCCGAAATTCAACATTTCTTCTCCAGGGTCCGATCAATCAGTATATTTTCCTCACACAGATAAACAAAAACGGTTTATGAACTACAGTGCTGCTATTGAAGAGCTTCTCTTTAGTAAAACTGATAATGATGAGCACAT TGGATATTTAGAAGACCGGGAGAAACCTATAATTTTTACCATGGCAAGGCTAGATATTGTGAAGAATATCGCTGGACTAACAGAGTGGTATGGCAAGAACAAAAGGCTTAGAAGCTTGGTAAATCTTGTCGTCGTTGGTGGTTTCTTCGACTCTTCAAAGTCGAAAGACAGAGAAGAAGCAGCAGAAATTAAGAAGATGCATCTTTTAATAGAAAATTACACGCTTAAAGGACAAATAAGATGGATAGCAGCTCAAACTGATAGACGAAGAAATGGTGAGCTCTATCGTGCCATTTCAGATACAAAGGGAGCTTTTGTCCAACCGGCTCTGTATGAGGCATTTGGACTAACGGTGGTCGAAGCCATGAACTGTGGATTACCAACTTTTGCAACTAATCAAGGTGGCCCAGCTGAGATAATAGTCGATGGCATTTCAGGATTCCACATTAATCCTAACAACGGAGATGAATCGAGCAACAAGATTGCTGATTTCTTTCAGAAGTCGAATGAGGATCCTTCTTACTGGAACAGAATTTCGGTCCAGGGGCTGCAGCGTATAAACGAATG CTATACATGGAAGATATATGCGAATAAAGTTCTGAATATGGGCTGCATCTATAGCTTCTGGAAAAAGTTGCACAAAGCTGAGAAACAGGCCAAAGGGAGATACATACAGACATTTTACAATCTTCAATTCAGGAGCTTG GTGAAGAATGTATTGATTAAAAAGGATGATGAAACTCCTCAACAAGGGGAAAAGGAGAAGCCGAAACAACAGATTTCAAGAAGGCGTTCCCAATCCCAGTCCACTTTGCAAAA GTTGTTTCgatcttga